The Musa acuminata AAA Group cultivar baxijiao chromosome BXJ3-6, Cavendish_Baxijiao_AAA, whole genome shotgun sequence region ATATTCTCCCATGTAATTGCACAGAGGGATCTTCTTTTCCAAATAATTGAAGCATTTTGGTTATCTTGGAATTCTGGCGTAGAAGGTTTCTTAgtttccttttttctctttcagTTGACAATAACAGGATCGTTCTCAATTCAACAAGGGACAGCACCTCCTTGAGGAACAATTATATCAATGCGAGTCTTATTGGGGTACAGTCACCCTACTAGCACTATTATTTTGTCATGTTGACCTTGAAAGAGCATAGTTATGCCCAGTGGACCAAGTCGGTGAACATGCTTGATGAGTATTTTTCTTTGACCTTGACAAATCTTAAATGCAGATAGCATCTGGTGAAAAAGTATCGCAGTTTATTGCTACGCAAGGTCCACTCCCTGAGACCTTTGAAGATTTTTGGGAGATGGTGTTTGAATATCGTTGTCCTGCAATCGTGATGCTAACACGTGTTGATAATCACAGGGTACTTATTTTATTGCAATTTATGTtgtaaaatcttttttttatttatatcatctttGATGTTACTGGTTTCACCATTCAAGATTTATCCATGAGTATTATATGTTCTGTGAGTCAAATCATTATGCTGTCCCTATTTCTTTTCAAGTTTTGCTGCTGACTTCCATCAACCAACATAGATATATTGCTATTCAAATGAAATAAACTTCTTGTTAGAGGTAGCATTGTATAATTATGTAAAAATTGCATACTATTGCATGCTAATAATCTTGACTTAATTGACCAAACAAAGAATTGCTAATGGTACACTACGACATATTTCATTTGACCTTCTTTTAGGTTTATAAGAATTAGTTCGACATTACATTGACTATCAAACACAATAATTTGCCTAAATGAGACTCTAATATTCATTAGGGGTATTGTGATAGCTACCAAAATGAATACTGTCTTCTTATTGCTTTGGCAGACATTCTTTGTGTTTGCCTTAATTGAACACTAATTCAATAATCACTTATAGGAAGGAAACACCGATTTAAAATTAGAAATGATGAGGATATCTTATGACGTTGTTAGCTGACTGCTACTAGAaggaaaatgaaaacaagagatgATTCTGCAACTTTAACATCTAGAGGATAGTATATAAGAAGATGAAACATGCCAATTCAAGTTTCATCTATCATTGTTATTCTCTGATAACTTAGATGAATCTCTTTCTATTCATAGACACATGCATTGGTAGGCTACTGGATTTCATCTGGACATGATATTCTATCatctataattatttttcatatttcttcTTGTTGATTTGAAGCTCTGTAATTTTGTCTAGGCTACTACTGCTTTTTTTTGTAGAATTACCATTCAATAGATGATGCAACAATTCCATGATTTGCACAATTTTCTGCAAATATACTTTAATTCACCTTGTTCTCACTGCTGTTACATCGTGCTCCATTATCTTGAACAATTATCTTTATCTCGGAAAACTGGCAGATGATGAGGAAATGTGCTAATTATTTTCAAGCACAAAATGGGTTCAGAGAATTTGGAAAAATCAGTATTGAGACGAAATATACGAGAACATCTGATTCTTCATTAGTGCTGCGCTGTTTGGAAGTGAAACACAAAGAGGTGAAACAAACGTTGATTTTCTTCTGACATTTCTGTTTGTCCTTACAGGGATATAAAAATGCAATTATGGCGTTATTTTACATGTTTAACAATTTATCTATCTTTTACCTTTTTTTATAAGACTTTTCAACAATTTGTCTGCTAATGTTAATAGTCACTATAAACTATATTGACAACATGCCAAAAGTTTTGGTAAAGTGTGCACATATATTATAAACTTCTGCTTTTTACTTATTGAagcaattttcttaattaaaggtTACCTTTATGTTGTTGGTTTGGGGACAGTAAGCTTGTCTGAGCTGTATTATGGGCTAAGAAAACATTCTGTCAAACTTTCCTGATCTTGTTATATGTTATAGCGCATCTGAAATGGATTAGCAAGATACATGACCTTTTAACAGTGTTGTATCAGTTTCAAGTGATTTCTTTCTTGGTTCATTTGAATTTTGTGTTCTTGCAAATCCTCTATGtagtgatttttttttctatcaataTACTTACTGCTTATTGTTAGAGGAAACTTCTATTTTGATCTTTACTTGTTTCCTTAATGGTGAATTTTTATTTCCGGTTGCTTTTCTTGTAGTTGGTGAAACCAGCCCTTTCGGTTCTCCATATCCAGTACCCTGAATGGCCTGATCATGGGGTGCCTAAGGATACTGCATCAGTTCGGGAAATTTTTGAAATGACACATCATTTACCACCAGAAATTGGCCCCATTGTTGTGCATTGCAGGTTCAGAACTCAACAATTTGCTCATTTACCTTAATATCCTTCTCCTCACCGAATCCGAAGCCTGACACACTATGTTCTTTTTGCTCAGTGCAGGTATTGGGAGAACTGGTACGTATTGTACCATTCACAACACACTGCAAAGGGTTCTCATTGGTGATATGTCTTCTTTAGATCTTAAGAAAACTATTTCTGAGTTCAGATCTCAACGGCTACGGATGGTTGAGACAATGGTATCTCCAATTCCTCATGTTTCTTTTATTCTATACTAACATATAGATACACAATAATCTGCTACATATAGTTTGCTTTTAACTAATGGAATTAGGAGTCTTGACAAGAAATGgcttcaaaagaaaataaaaaaacatttGTTAACACTTAACAGCAACATTACCAGTTAAATGTTGAAGAGTATCCACACTAACCTTTTGTGGGATGAATCTGATCATCTGAGCCTTTTTTCTGTTTATGCTGGATGATATATAATACTCAAGTGTACGGTAGGCTGAATGTGAGATCGGCAAAAAAAATTACAGAATTGTCTGTCAATGAGACACTTCTCCATATATTTGTTGCTGAACCTCAtaagtctatatatatatacatatatatatatatatacatatacatatatatatatatacatacatatatatatatatacatacatatatatatatatatacatacatatatatatatatataaggcaagTGGAATTTTAGTAATATCTCAACCGCAGAAGGATGAAATGTTATGCTCTTGGGATTGACATTCATATTGATATCATGAATAAACCAAAGATCCAATGGAACAAATATCAGTAGGAACTTAATTGTCCAGATATATTGATATAATGAAAATTGATTAGGATCCAATATTATCATAATACATTGAACATGGGAATTGTGCATATGACAATACATGCACATGTGACTAATATCATATTGTACTAATCAACTTTGTAACAACTTGAACTGCCAGTGCTGTCTATaggaaatcaatcaataaaaagaTGATAATAGGCAATGGATAGTTGTTGAGACCATGAACTGCAGGAATTATACTGCTGATCTATTCTTGGACTTTAATTGTCAGGAACAATATTTCTTCTGCTATGATGCAATCGTGGATGAACTAGAAGAACTCCTCTCCAGGTCCGCACACTAGAAGCTCTAGAAGGTACCTATGCATATTATGCATCTACTAATGCTGATTGAGTACTTAACAGGACATTATGAATCAAACAAGACTGGTAAAGAAAAATGTGATGACTCTATCTTCTGCTTCATGTGTTCTAAGAGCCTGTTTCTCATCAAGACCGCCTAGGATACTACAATTCTTGTGATAACAACTTGGTATATTCTTTGTTTCGTGTTTTGTATCAGACTGCACGTAGGATATTAATCCTAGAAGTCCAGCATAAGTTTGCGGATCCAACACCAACAATTTCGGCCTAAAGGATTTATGCATGCCTTGTTTACAGTCCATCAGCACGTCGTCGAAGCAAAGAAATCGTCATGATGATGAGATTACAGTCGGAAATCCTGTTGATGCTTTAGATTTCCTAAATCCAGTTGTTTCTGTGTTGTTGCATGTCTCATCTAATTGATTCTTTGTAGTTGACTTCTTATGTTATAGTCTACACATTGCTTCCACATGGATGAGACATTTGAAACATGAGATTTTTGGACATTAAAGATCATTAACTATTCAGGATATCAAATTATTACCGATTGGCTTACTTTGACTCTTATTAACACCTTGGAATTATTCCGTTTGAGAGGGTTTCTCAGATTTGTGTGTGGGTTGCATGGCTGAAATCTAACACATATTCCAGCCAAAAGTGTTAATTCTTCCTTCTTGACGGATTTGGTTCTAAGCCGTATACGTAAAAAGTATTTAGATTTGATCCCACAAACTGATGTGAATGGATGGATTTTTTAATTTGATCTTTCTGACACTCAgattagtaaataaataaataaatatatgctcATTTCATATCATATAGCTTCATGAGTTAATACCTAACTCCGACCCACGACATCATGTATATATCTGATCACGTGGAGAATTGAACTTCATCAGGTTACTCGGCATCGTTAATGCTCGAACGAAGATCACCTGTCTCGCTCAGCCAGGGAACACGAGAAAGAGGGAGCGAGATCGGTGCACCGCTCCCTTATAAATACCGACCTCCGTTGCCGTTTCTCATCTCCCTCCCACCCCTCCCCCCACCTCATCATTTGATCGCTGCCTCCTTCGCTTCCTCTGGTTGTTCTCCTTCGGCATCTCGAGACTCCTGGGTTCCATCCCCTCCTCATCTTTGCCGAATTTTCTTGTTTCGTTTGATGGATTCTCTTCTGATCTCTTTGTCTTCTGATGTATGATTGTTAAGTCTTGGACATGTTTCTGGATTCTTCACATCAAagtgtgttttcttctttttctggcaGGATTACCGAGTTTGGGTTGAAGATTCGGTGCAGAGGCAAAAGGATCGCACTGCTCGATCTCGGAGGCCGACAACTTCGACCTGGAAGCCGTTCGATGATCGGTCACTAGGCGAGATCTCGACGACGGCAAATCTCAGGCCGGTCGGTAGCTGTGGAAGCATGTACTCCTCGGGCGCGGGGCGATCGTTGCTGGACACGCCAGCCTCATCGAATCGGGATTCGTTGAAGCCACACGCGATGGTTCGATCGGTAGTTTTCTTCCGAGGGCTGCCGGTGGGGGCATGATAGCACATGAGATCATGCCTCGAAGGAGGCTTTTGATTATGATCAGGTACAGAGTGTTGCCCCTGTTTGCATCTTACAGTATAACAAATAAATTTGCTTGAGAAATTTGCTAACTAATAGATCGATAGAGAAACAACACTTCACCTTGGACTAAGAGATCGACCAGTAGGTATATGGAAAACTCCTCTTAAGGGATCATAGAGTAGTATATACAAATAGGACTTTCTCTGAAAGCAGAACCAAGTGCATAAAGAGACGGTTACGGTTGTAGGAAGGAGATGGTGTTAGGATATGCTCATGGATACAAGTAAAACAGAAATTTACTAATATTATTGGATAGAATTCCTATTTATTCAAATATATGCcaagatatatttttttgttgtgTAGTATATGGTGTAGATTGAAAAACCAATTACTGTACAAAAACATTAAAAAGACCATACAAAtccaaattattatttatattgcaCATATAATATTAGGAAAGTCTTCACATGCACTTCTGACCTAAATAAACTTTAGAAATCACTTCTAAGTTTTTGCTAAGGCAAATTACATGACTGTAGTGTCAGGTATCAGATTCAAAGAATTGAGGAGGGCATATGTAATTTAGATAAGATCAATGGAAAATATTATATGCAAGTCAAGCATGAAAAAATTGCACAGCCAGTTAAACTTGCATAGCAGAAACTAGTCGGTTCAACCATGATTGATTTGATCTAAATTTAAGCTGATCTAGATGTTCTTTTTCTTTGGATGAAAGAATGGGAGCAATGTTATGCACAGAACGTATTCATATGATAAGAAGTACAAGATAAAAGATCATTCATTATAAACATGTAGCGAAAGAAACAAGGACAAAAGTAACCACGAAGAATATTGAACactgtttctttctttccttcctcttttttttttttttttttcctttttttgttgcTTTTTTTTGCCTCTGGGGGAAATCAACCAGTTGGGTGTAGCCAGCCCACTATTTTTTTGGCTTGTCATGctcgtcttcttcctctgcttcaTTGTGCAGTTACTCTTGCTTGCCCTCCTGCGGCTCCTCTTCATCGTCAGGCCAGCTGAAGCCTGCATCGAAAGCTGATGATGGTGGAACCCTTGCCATCCTGACGATCTGAGTTATATCTGCCACACTCTGAAGGGAATAGGTGGGCATGTTGTCATCCTTCTTGCGGTACGTTGCTTGTGCTGCTTCTGTTAGCTCTCTAGGCAAATTTTTCAAGAACCAAAGGTGTTCCCTTATCTCCTTGATCGTTATCCTCTGCAGAAAGAGATTTAACATGTTATATATCAAACCCTAAATTCCTTTTCTCCAACAACTCCGTGACGATGTCGATCTCCCACACCACACTTGACAAATTTAACACGTTGCTTATCTTCACAAATTTTACCAGCAACTCACTCATTTCTCAGGTTACACACCATAAAGTTTTATGAATTACCTTTGCAGGGTTGGCCACAAAGATCCGAGAGAGAAGATGCCTGCAGTCCTGGGAGAGATGAACATATTCGGGTATCTTGTACTGAACACTCCTTATTCTCTGCAATCAAAGCTAGAACATCAAGTGCCGAATGGTACAAAACTCATGTCCTGTTTAGTAACATAGGAAGCAGAGGAGACTGGAAACAAAATCACAGGCATTTAAGTTCAAAAAGATTTCACCTCAATGGTCTTCCTGAAATTTTTCTTGTCATCTGGGTCTTCAAAGGGGTAGGCTCCCACCAACATCACATATAATGTAACACCACAGGACCATACATCTGCCATCTACATGGACATATACACCTCTTAGGACAAGCTAACAAGATAGCAGCATAAGGGGAACTTTTTTGAAGACAATAACATGACAAAACTCCTACCATGTACATGCATCAGATTTTATATGCTGGAGTAGGTAAACAAATTAGATGTGGTAAAATTATATGCAAAATGTTCATCCAACTTGACAGTGTCCATATCCATGATAAGTCAATAGCTACATCAAAAATGTTTCTGAATTGTATTCAGGTATCAAAGACTCTTctctcataattttttttgtcacaaAATAAATCTTAGGATGGTGGAGGCATTAAATTGTATAATAAAGTCATTCATTCACAATTCTAcgatattttgtttttttttgtttttgttttcaccATGACCAACTGATCGTGTCCTTTGCAAATCTTAGTGACTTTCTTACTCTCAAATAAGACTTTGTCATCTCACATAGATTACATCAAACATATCGTTGTAGGCCCCACAATGTCTTCAAAATATCCACAAAACCAGTCTGAAGAGAATCAATTTATGGTGCTCACCTTTCCATCGTACTCTCGCTGGGAGAGGACCTCAGGAGCAATGTATGCAGGGCTTCCCACCGTCGATTTCGGCCGCGAGTGAAGCACAGATGACTAAATTCTCCGCACAAAAAGGTAAGTATAAACAATTTTGTTCATAGGAATGGAAATAGCACTTGCAATCGGAGACCACATAAAAGAATATTATGATTAACCTTAGAGTAACCAAAGTCGCAGATCTTGAGTCGAGGTGCCGGGCTGCCATCAAGCAGAGTGTTCTCCATCTTCAGGTCTCGATGGCAAATTTGCTGTAAACATCGGACTCAATCAGACAATTCCAAATGAAATTTGCATTTCTTTTACcgattaaaactgatttatgaTTTTACCATGAAGTGGCAGTAGCTGACGCCGCAGATGAGCTGCTGAAAGAAGTACCTCGCCTAGAGATGCAGCAACAGAGCTTTAGAGCAGAATCAACAAGGAAGAAGATGAAGGGAGGGGTAATACCTCGTCCTCGCTGAATCTTCCCGTCACGCAGATCCGCTCGAAGAGCTCTCCACCGGCGGCGTACTCCATGACGATCCCCAGATGCGTGGGCGTGAGCACAACCTACAACGACGGAACAAGAGATCAAGGAACCGATCTTTTTAGTTCCTCAAGAGGTACGTCGACGAATCATGAAACCCTAAGCAGACGCGACGAGGAGCCAAAGCCCACCTCCTTGAATCTGATAATATTGGGATGCCGAAGCGACCGGTGATTGATGATCTCCCTCGCCACCTTCTCATCGATCTAACCCCTCGCAAAGAATTCAAGAAACAAGAAACACGATAGTGCTCCGTTCAGAACGACCAAATCCCACGAGAAGATGACATCGGAAGAGGGCCAAAGAACGAACCTTTTCACCTCTAGGGATGTACTTCATGGCGACGAGCTCCTTGGTCTCCTTGTTCCGCATCAACCGGGCGACTCCAGAGTTCCCCGACCCGATATCTCTCACCACCTCGTACTTCTCCATCCCCTtgccttccggcaatcttccccgGGGGTAGAGGTCGATCAGCCGATCTTTGCGCGACGACGAAAGCCCGATGCTCGTCGAGGCTCGGCCAAAGA contains the following coding sequences:
- the LOC103987680 gene encoding serine/threonine-protein kinase SAPK7; this encodes MEKYEVVRDIGSGNSGVARLMRNKETKELVAMKYIPRGEKIDEKVAREIINHRSLRHPNIIRFKEVVLTPTHLGIVMEYAAGGELFERICVTGRFSEDEARYFFQQLICGVSYCHFMQICHRDLKMENTLLDGSPAPRLKICDFGYSKSSVLHSRPKSTVGSPAYIAPEVLSQREYDGKMADVWSCGVTLYVMLVGAYPFEDPDDKKNFRKTIERIRSVQYKIPEYVHLSQDCRHLLSRIFVANPAKRITIKEIREHLWFLKNLPRELTEAAQATYRKKDDNMPTYSLQSVADITQIVRMARVPPSSAFDAGFSWPDDEEEPQEGKQE
- the LOC135640919 gene encoding protein-tyrosine-phosphatase PTP1-like, which produces MAAVSAPSSTFNLCGLCSDPPPPLRPSGEQLKYCSEALDFFKEKPITQPRIDPEFHRLQDMKPTTDEIVRKCSVALRDANLDKNRYTDILPFDNNRIVLNSTRDSTSLRNNYINASLIGIASGEKVSQFIATQGPLPETFEDFWEMVFEYRCPAIVMLTRVDNHRMMRKCANYFQAQNGFREFGKISIETKYTRTSDSSLVLRCLEVKHKELVKPALSVLHIQYPEWPDHGVPKDTASVREIFEMTHHLPPEIGPIVVHCSAGIGRTGTYCTIHNTLQRVLIGDMSSLDLKKTISEFRSQRLRMVETMEQYFFCYDAIVDELEELLSRSAH